The Arcanobacterium pinnipediorum genome includes a region encoding these proteins:
- a CDS encoding glycosyltransferase family 4 protein: protein MRIAIFVNNYPPRTGGLEYHVENLGRALAKMGHEVWVLTILNPPGKRFDHGVHVLTGSSHFPIAGVISFPSWGSTRTIAKSLRELKIDIVATNTRFFPMTYVGVRAAQKAGLPIIHTEHGSGFVATENPVVWLGSRIVDLTFGRFVLRSAHKVLGVSQAVVDFVKDLSDKPANVFYNAITPPRDDVTRPDRPHHLVFVGRLVAGKGWDTFLETFAWLTQQGVNVTGEVIGDGPQLDDVRHMIHELNLDNLVSAPGRIDPASVRQKLAGATLVNPSTLSEGFQTTLVEALAEQGRVVTFPVPGADLLLAKGASILICQDKTAAALRSTLLDYLRAPLPPSDPTLIKDLTWPEQAQRYTEFCREVIADFRR, encoded by the coding sequence ATGAGAATCGCTATCTTTGTCAACAACTATCCGCCTAGAACCGGTGGCCTCGAATACCATGTGGAAAACCTTGGGCGTGCTTTGGCAAAAATGGGGCATGAGGTGTGGGTCTTAACCATCTTAAACCCGCCCGGAAAACGCTTCGACCACGGCGTCCACGTCCTTACCGGAAGCTCGCACTTTCCCATAGCTGGTGTCATATCCTTCCCGTCTTGGGGATCGACCCGCACTATCGCAAAGTCGTTGCGGGAATTAAAGATTGATATTGTGGCAACCAACACTCGCTTTTTCCCGATGACCTATGTTGGTGTGCGGGCTGCGCAAAAAGCAGGTCTGCCAATCATCCACACCGAACACGGAAGCGGTTTTGTCGCCACAGAAAACCCCGTAGTCTGGCTCGGTTCTCGCATCGTCGATCTGACGTTTGGCAGATTCGTGCTACGTTCTGCACATAAAGTTCTCGGCGTTTCCCAAGCCGTCGTTGATTTCGTCAAAGACCTCAGCGACAAGCCAGCAAACGTTTTCTACAACGCAATCACGCCACCTCGCGATGACGTCACCCGGCCCGATCGTCCCCACCATCTGGTCTTCGTAGGCCGGCTGGTTGCAGGCAAAGGCTGGGATACGTTCTTAGAAACGTTCGCATGGCTAACCCAACAAGGCGTTAACGTCACTGGTGAAGTGATCGGCGATGGCCCCCAACTCGACGATGTACGGCACATGATTCACGAACTCAACCTAGATAATCTCGTCAGCGCACCTGGCCGGATCGATCCAGCTAGTGTGCGCCAAAAACTAGCTGGTGCTACTCTCGTCAACCCCTCAACACTCTCAGAAGGCTTCCAAACAACGCTGGTAGAGGCACTCGCGGAGCAAGGTCGAGTAGTCACATTCCCAGTCCCTGGCGCCGATCTCCTCCTAGCAAAAGGAGCCAGCATTCTTATTTGCCAAGATAAAACCGCTGCCGCACTTCGCTCAACCTTGCTCGATTATCTTCGCGCCCCGCTTCCTCCCTCAGATCCCACACTGATTAAGGATCTGACCTGGCCAGAGCAAGCTCAGCGCTACACCGAGTTCTGCCGCGAGGTCATTGCAGATTTTCGGCGCTGA
- the rfbD gene encoding dTDP-4-dehydrorhamnose reductase translates to MSTWMVVGAKGMLGTDLTQRIKKDGHHVIAVDIDDIDITSRESVERVVTDVDVVVNCAAFTAVDAAEENEGTAFRVNATGPANLARQCAAIGARLVHISTDYVFRGDGETPWEEDGFIDPVSAYGRTKVAGEWAVRTYTDNYLIVRTAWLYGQYGNCFPKTMARLAQTHETLSVVTDEIGQPTWTVDLCDLIVRLIDAKAPSGIYHGTSQGQTSWFEFTKAIMSSIGKDPAMVTETTAAAFDRPAKRPSFSALGHEALAKIGVEPIGDWRERWGIAASHVLGL, encoded by the coding sequence ATGTCAACATGGATGGTCGTTGGAGCTAAAGGGATGCTCGGAACTGATCTCACGCAACGAATCAAAAAAGATGGTCACCATGTCATCGCAGTCGATATCGACGATATTGACATCACCAGCCGCGAATCTGTCGAACGTGTTGTCACCGACGTCGACGTCGTCGTCAACTGTGCAGCTTTTACCGCAGTTGACGCCGCCGAAGAGAACGAAGGAACCGCGTTCCGCGTCAACGCCACCGGGCCGGCAAACCTGGCACGTCAGTGTGCCGCAATCGGTGCACGGCTAGTACATATTTCAACCGACTACGTTTTCCGGGGCGATGGCGAGACACCGTGGGAAGAAGACGGCTTCATCGATCCGGTTTCGGCCTATGGTCGCACGAAAGTTGCCGGTGAATGGGCGGTTCGCACCTACACAGATAACTACCTCATTGTTCGCACCGCTTGGCTCTATGGCCAATACGGCAACTGCTTTCCAAAGACGATGGCACGCCTTGCACAAACACATGAGACACTCTCTGTAGTTACCGACGAAATCGGCCAACCAACCTGGACAGTTGATCTCTGCGATCTGATCGTGCGATTGATCGACGCCAAGGCACCTTCGGGCATCTACCACGGAACTAGCCAAGGGCAAACTTCGTGGTTTGAGTTCACCAAAGCCATCATGTCCTCCATTGGCAAGGATCCAGCGATGGTTACCGAAACCACTGCGGCGGCGTTTGATCGCCCAGCTAAGCGTCCATCGTTCTCTGCTCTTGGGCATGAAGCGTTGGCTAAAATCGGTGTTGAACCTATTGGTGATTGGCGCGAGCGCTGGGGCATCGCCGCTTCACACGTACTGGGGCTATAG
- a CDS encoding lipopolysaccharide biosynthesis protein — MSTNKQLSLKSNMLWNSAGSTIRLACNYVITIAAVRLSSGFDVAGGLAIAMSIANLVLPFADYRLRTLQITDVKNERSSNHYVGLRILTSFIAFFAGSLYALITTSLTNLIPVILYLIYSLIVSFTEVFRAIDWRHYRMDIAGISYILQGITDVVFFSLALWMTNSLVWAVIAMIVSEILIGCFYDAPRAAKFESIKPIIEILPSLKLLLTLTPVAISQVLSTVVFTVPRQQLELTLGADALGIYASVASPVLIVQMGATYVYSPLLRELSQRLHSNKQSALKLIKKTTGFILLITVVLSILLLVFGNWLLEILFGSEISQHTYILQPAILFTLVTAFVWFMNDLLITVRNYKGAFIGNALAAVLTVILSQWFINMFGINGPSWVGTAAYSGALVIMVILFAQSYRKLPSPSLDDDNRAA; from the coding sequence ATGAGCACTAATAAACAGCTGTCATTAAAAAGCAATATGCTGTGGAACTCAGCTGGTTCGACGATACGACTTGCGTGCAATTACGTTATAACGATTGCAGCCGTCCGCCTTTCTTCTGGATTTGATGTTGCAGGAGGCCTGGCGATAGCCATGTCTATTGCAAATCTCGTTCTGCCTTTTGCAGATTACCGGCTGCGCACTCTACAAATTACTGACGTGAAAAATGAACGTTCCTCGAATCACTATGTAGGTCTACGAATTTTGACCTCATTCATCGCCTTTTTCGCAGGTAGCCTCTACGCACTCATCACCACATCATTAACCAATTTAATTCCGGTAATTCTATACCTGATTTACTCTTTAATCGTCAGCTTTACCGAGGTTTTTCGTGCAATCGATTGGCGCCACTATCGTATGGATATCGCTGGAATCTCCTATATTCTACAAGGTATTACAGACGTGGTATTTTTCAGCTTAGCGCTGTGGATGACAAACTCTCTAGTTTGGGCCGTCATCGCTATGATTGTTTCTGAAATCCTCATCGGATGCTTCTATGATGCACCGCGCGCTGCCAAATTCGAGAGTATCAAGCCAATTATTGAGATCCTACCTTCGCTAAAACTCCTTCTTACACTTACCCCAGTTGCTATTTCCCAAGTTCTTAGCACAGTCGTGTTTACTGTTCCGCGCCAACAACTCGAACTCACATTAGGCGCTGACGCTCTAGGGATTTACGCCTCCGTAGCTTCTCCTGTCCTCATCGTACAAATGGGGGCTACATATGTTTACAGTCCACTTCTTCGTGAACTTTCACAACGTCTTCATTCAAATAAGCAATCTGCATTGAAACTGATCAAGAAAACAACAGGTTTCATCCTCCTTATCACCGTAGTGTTATCCATTCTTCTGTTAGTTTTTGGCAACTGGCTTTTAGAGATCTTATTTGGCAGTGAAATTAGCCAGCACACTTACATCCTGCAACCAGCTATATTATTTACATTAGTTACTGCCTTTGTATGGTTTATGAATGATCTATTGATTACTGTGCGAAACTATAAGGGAGCATTCATTGGAAATGCACTCGCTGCAGTTTTAACCGTCATACTATCCCAATGGTTCATTAATATGTTCGGAATTAATGGTCCAAGTTGGGTTGGCACCGCAGCCTATTCGGGTGCACTTGTCATAATGGTTATCTTATTCGCACAAAGCTATCGAAAACTTCCCTCCCCCTCACTAGATGACGATAACCGTGCGGCTTGA